The following proteins are co-located in the Bacillus pumilus genome:
- a CDS encoding DUF4025 domain-containing protein, whose amino-acid sequence MKKQQTDEQKNQHAWHDNEDANMAITLEQISDVYAEGTIDTPKDE is encoded by the coding sequence ATGAAAAAGCAGCAAACAGACGAGCAGAAAAACCAACATGCTTGGCACGATAACGAGGATGCTAATATGGCGATTACGCTTGAACAGATTTCTGATGTGTATGCCGAGGGAACCATTGATACACCAAAAGATGAATAG
- a CDS encoding DUF6501 family protein yields MIHQNWQTAQTLKQVKCVHTNAKKYMVDRALTVGSTYEVKNETEEFLFVVDNTGKVGGYYKEYFEDISAE; encoded by the coding sequence ATGATCCATCAAAACTGGCAAACGGCTCAAACGTTAAAACAAGTAAAATGTGTACATACGAATGCGAAAAAATATATGGTCGACCGGGCATTAACGGTTGGAAGCACATATGAAGTGAAAAATGAAACAGAGGAATTCCTCTTTGTTGTTGATAATACGGGTAAAGTAGGCGGGTATTACAAGGAGTATTTCGAAGATATTTCTGCTGAATGA
- a CDS encoding aldehyde dehydrogenase family protein has product MSSTTLQISSKLESFLQGTKKLYINGQFVTSHDHKTFSTPNPATGETLIDVYEAGAIDIDEAVKAAKKAFHGPWRSMSAAERARLMFKLADLMEENQEELAQLETLDNGKPINETTNADVPLAIEHMRYYAGWTTKMTGQTIPVSQGYFNYTRHEPVGVVGQIIPWNFPLLMAMWKMGAALATGCTIVLKPAEQTPLSALYLAELVDKAGFPEGVINIVPGFGETAGNALTDHPDVNKLAFTGSTSVGKLIMEKAAKSIKRVTLELGGKSPNIILPDADLKKAIPGALNGVMFNQGQVCCAGSRVFVHRSQYDEVVDQMAKYATSLKQGAGLHQDTQIGPLVSKEQHERVLGYIEKGKSEGATAVVGGDCPYEAGYFVSPTVFKDVEDDMTIAKEEIFGPVLSAIPYDSIDEVVERANQSDYGLAAGLWTENLKHALDIAARLEAGTIWVNCYNVFDAASPFGGYKQSGLGREMGSYALNNYTEVKSVWINLQD; this is encoded by the coding sequence ATGAGCTCTACAACACTTCAAATTAGTTCAAAACTCGAATCTTTTCTCCAAGGGACAAAAAAACTCTACATCAACGGCCAGTTTGTCACAAGTCACGATCATAAAACCTTTTCTACTCCTAACCCAGCCACAGGCGAAACCCTTATTGATGTATATGAAGCAGGTGCGATTGATATTGATGAGGCAGTGAAAGCTGCTAAAAAAGCCTTTCATGGTCCTTGGCGCTCAATGTCTGCCGCTGAACGCGCTCGGCTTATGTTTAAGCTTGCAGATTTAATGGAAGAAAATCAAGAAGAGCTTGCTCAGCTTGAAACACTTGATAACGGAAAGCCAATTAATGAAACAACAAATGCGGATGTCCCTCTCGCCATTGAGCACATGCGCTATTACGCAGGCTGGACCACAAAAATGACTGGACAAACCATTCCTGTCAGTCAGGGTTATTTTAATTATACCCGCCATGAGCCTGTTGGTGTTGTGGGACAAATCATTCCTTGGAACTTCCCGTTGCTGATGGCCATGTGGAAAATGGGTGCTGCCCTCGCAACAGGTTGCACTATCGTTTTAAAACCAGCAGAACAAACACCACTTTCTGCTCTTTATTTAGCTGAATTAGTGGATAAAGCCGGTTTCCCAGAAGGCGTAATTAACATCGTTCCTGGATTCGGTGAAACAGCCGGGAATGCACTTACCGATCACCCTGATGTCAACAAGCTAGCCTTCACAGGATCAACAAGTGTTGGGAAATTAATCATGGAGAAAGCCGCTAAATCCATTAAGCGCGTCACATTAGAACTTGGCGGAAAATCGCCAAACATTATTTTACCAGATGCAGATTTAAAGAAAGCCATTCCAGGTGCTTTAAACGGCGTCATGTTTAACCAAGGCCAGGTATGCTGTGCAGGTTCACGGGTCTTTGTTCACCGGAGCCAATACGATGAAGTGGTCGATCAAATGGCCAAATATGCGACATCACTTAAGCAAGGCGCCGGTCTCCATCAAGATACGCAAATCGGACCTCTTGTGAGTAAAGAGCAGCACGAACGCGTATTAGGCTATATCGAAAAAGGTAAATCAGAAGGTGCAACAGCCGTTGTCGGTGGTGATTGCCCTTATGAAGCAGGCTACTTCGTCTCTCCTACTGTTTTTAAGGATGTAGAAGATGACATGACCATCGCTAAGGAAGAAATTTTCGGACCTGTTTTATCCGCAATTCCTTATGATTCCATTGATGAAGTGGTCGAACGGGCCAATCAATCTGACTATGGATTAGCCGCAGGACTTTGGACAGAAAACTTAAAGCATGCCCTTGATATTGCTGCACGTCTTGAAGCAGGAACAATTTGGGTCAACTGCTATAATGTCTTTGATGCCGCCTCCCCGTTTGGAGGATATAAGCAGTCAGGTTTAGGCAGAGAAATGGGTTCGTATGCGTTGAATAATTACACTGAAGTGAAAAGTGTATGGATTAACCTCCAAGATTAA
- a CDS encoding terpene cyclase/mutase family protein produces MQGFKTRVNEYIEELHKQVERRQREDGAFVFCFEGSMMTNAFLIMLLKAVGDPDQAFIRQLAEAIRAKQNEDGSFSLYHDQTGHLTATVQGYCGMLVSGRFQQDEPHMEKAAQYIRSKGGLKNVHFMTKWMLAVNGMHPWPYFYAPLSFLLIPTYFPLHFYHLSAYARIHFVPMMIALNKRYTSHAKFPSLAHLDESMSKNPFDWFMAREERSTHHFLTYMRSYVALDSRLDFFGYEAAKRYMFDRLEKDGTLYSYLSATIFMVYALMSLGYSPGYHLIQKAVKGMKKLVSSCQGELYAENSTSTVWDTALVSFASQKAGRKREEPLITKSFTYLLNRQQMKKADWAFHNRHAAPGGFGFSDINTNNPDCDDTQIVLKAIPKACAPVQWRRGFDWLLSMQNRDGGFSAFEKNQDHFLLRHLPLESAEDAAIDPSTPDITGRVLHLIGLEEKNISPSILRQKDQCVKWLFEHQEKNGSWFGRWGVCYIYGTWAALTGLKAAGIPYSHPAVQKACRFLKQIQLEDGSFGESCKSAEVKTFVPLPFGTVVQTAWAAEALLQYEKPDDKSILKAISFLVNHQHSNEALYYPVGIGLPKQFYITYHSYPFVFPMMACSTFLEEMGRINE; encoded by the coding sequence ATGCAAGGTTTCAAAACGAGAGTAAACGAGTATATTGAGGAACTGCACAAACAAGTAGAACGCAGACAACGAGAAGATGGCGCTTTTGTTTTCTGCTTTGAAGGCTCCATGATGACAAATGCTTTTTTAATTATGCTGTTAAAGGCTGTCGGCGATCCAGATCAGGCATTCATTCGTCAATTGGCAGAAGCGATACGCGCGAAGCAAAATGAGGATGGTTCCTTTTCTCTCTATCATGATCAAACGGGACATTTAACAGCCACAGTGCAAGGCTATTGCGGAATGCTCGTTTCAGGCAGGTTTCAACAAGATGAGCCTCATATGGAAAAAGCAGCACAATATATTCGATCAAAAGGTGGTTTAAAGAACGTTCATTTTATGACAAAGTGGATGCTCGCCGTAAACGGAATGCACCCTTGGCCCTACTTCTATGCACCACTTTCTTTTTTACTCATCCCTACATACTTTCCGCTGCACTTCTACCATCTTAGTGCATATGCAAGAATTCATTTTGTGCCGATGATGATTGCACTGAATAAGCGGTATACCTCTCATGCAAAGTTTCCATCCTTAGCACACCTTGATGAGAGCATGTCTAAAAATCCATTTGACTGGTTTATGGCAAGAGAAGAACGTTCAACTCACCACTTTTTGACGTATATGCGATCATATGTAGCCTTAGACAGCCGGTTGGACTTTTTCGGGTATGAAGCGGCTAAACGATATATGTTTGACCGTCTTGAAAAGGATGGCACGCTGTACAGCTACTTAAGTGCGACCATCTTTATGGTCTATGCGCTCATGAGCCTTGGGTACTCTCCGGGATATCATCTTATCCAAAAAGCGGTGAAAGGCATGAAAAAGCTTGTCAGCTCCTGTCAAGGCGAGCTGTATGCTGAGAATTCTACATCCACAGTTTGGGATACTGCGCTTGTCAGTTTTGCTTCTCAAAAAGCAGGCAGAAAACGAGAAGAGCCCCTTATCACAAAGTCTTTTACATACTTGCTGAATCGGCAGCAAATGAAGAAAGCAGATTGGGCGTTTCATAACCGCCATGCCGCTCCGGGGGGCTTTGGTTTCTCAGATATCAATACGAATAACCCTGATTGTGATGACACCCAAATTGTGTTAAAAGCCATTCCTAAAGCATGCGCACCTGTTCAATGGAGACGAGGTTTTGATTGGCTCCTTTCCATGCAAAACCGTGATGGCGGCTTTTCTGCTTTCGAAAAAAATCAAGATCACTTCTTGCTTCGTCATCTCCCGCTCGAATCTGCGGAGGATGCGGCCATTGATCCATCTACTCCCGATATTACAGGCCGCGTGCTTCATCTTATTGGTCTCGAGGAGAAAAACATTTCTCCATCAATTCTTAGACAGAAAGATCAATGTGTAAAATGGCTCTTTGAACATCAAGAGAAAAACGGATCATGGTTTGGCAGGTGGGGCGTTTGCTATATTTATGGAACCTGGGCAGCGTTAACAGGACTTAAAGCTGCGGGCATCCCCTACTCACACCCTGCCGTTCAAAAAGCGTGCCGTTTCTTAAAACAGATTCAACTAGAAGATGGCAGCTTCGGAGAATCGTGCAAAAGTGCAGAGGTAAAAACGTTTGTCCCGCTCCCATTTGGCACAGTGGTTCAAACTGCTTGGGCCGCAGAGGCTCTTTTGCAATATGAGAAGCCAGATGACAAATCGATTTTAAAAGCCATTTCATTTTTGGTGAATCATCAGCATTCCAATGAAGCCTTGTACTATCCAGTGGGCATTGGCCTTCCAAAGCAGTTTTATATCACCTATCATAGCTATCCTTTTGTATTTCCAATGATGGCTTGTTCCACATTTTTAGAAGAAATGGGGCGTATCAATGAATAA
- a CDS encoding superoxide dismutase, translated as MNKEEYRMQLKEWLSSFQNVVQDEKIRQKTENLLLKMNDERSSEQEWYELAESIAVDMNQPEALRDVAAGGHQLPPLPYRYEALEPYISKEIMYLHHQKHHQSYVDGLNKAELALKKARRTNDFTMIKHWERELAFHGAGHYLHCIFWFSMSPSGKRKPTGQMLRLIEHSFDSYDAFQSQFSAAAKQVEGVGWAILVWVPRTQRLEILQAERHQLLSQWDVIPLLTLDVWEHAYYLQYRNEKAQYVDRWWNVVDWREPEARLKQAQQVKWTPF; from the coding sequence ATGAATAAGGAAGAATATCGAATGCAGCTCAAAGAGTGGCTTAGCTCTTTTCAAAACGTGGTTCAAGATGAAAAAATCCGTCAGAAAACAGAAAATTTATTGTTAAAAATGAATGATGAGCGCTCAAGTGAACAAGAGTGGTATGAACTTGCTGAAAGTATTGCAGTTGACATGAACCAGCCCGAAGCACTGCGAGATGTAGCAGCTGGAGGTCACCAATTACCACCTCTCCCTTATCGGTATGAAGCACTAGAACCCTATATTTCAAAAGAGATTATGTATTTGCACCACCAGAAGCATCACCAATCATATGTCGATGGCCTGAACAAAGCTGAGCTTGCGTTAAAAAAAGCAAGAAGAACAAATGATTTTACGATGATCAAGCACTGGGAACGTGAGCTTGCCTTTCATGGGGCGGGACATTATTTACATTGTATTTTTTGGTTTTCCATGAGTCCTTCAGGAAAAAGAAAGCCTACTGGTCAAATGCTCCGCCTCATTGAGCATTCGTTTGACAGCTATGACGCATTCCAATCCCAATTTTCAGCAGCTGCTAAACAAGTAGAAGGTGTTGGCTGGGCTATTCTCGTATGGGTGCCCCGAACACAGCGTTTAGAAATTTTACAGGCAGAACGTCATCAGCTTTTATCGCAATGGGATGTCATCCCTCTTCTGACCCTTGATGTATGGGAGCATGCCTACTACCTTCAATATCGGAATGAAAAGGCGCAATACGTAGACAGGTGGTGGAATGTAGTTGACTGGCGTGAGCCAGAAGCAAGACTTAAACAAGCGCAACAAGTCAAATGGACACCATTTTGA
- a CDS encoding bile acid:sodium symporter family protein, which produces MKILLTISHFAGRTFAIWVIVFACLGFAFPSEFSKIGPYIPFLLGIIMFGMGLTLSAEDFKELFRKPLYVLIGVLTQYTLMPLIAFLLAYGLRLPSEIAVGVILVGCCPGGTASNVMTFLAKGNTALSVAVTTISTLLAPFLTPVFILIFARSWLPVSPGALFLSIVQVVLIPIILGVIVQLFFKKQVTYAVQALPLVSVAGIVVIIAAVVSANKEQILQSGLLIFAVVVLHNGLGLLFGYLIARWCKMDIPSRRAISIEVGMQNSGLGAALATAHFSPLAAVPSAIFSVWHNLAGSWLATYWSKRGNQEIEKKKS; this is translated from the coding sequence ATGAAGATTTTATTAACTATTAGTCACTTTGCAGGAAGAACCTTTGCGATTTGGGTCATTGTATTTGCGTGTCTTGGGTTTGCCTTTCCTTCCGAATTTTCTAAGATTGGACCTTATATTCCTTTTTTACTCGGTATCATTATGTTTGGGATGGGGCTTACCCTGTCTGCTGAAGATTTTAAAGAGCTGTTTCGAAAACCTCTCTATGTGTTGATCGGGGTTCTGACGCAGTACACACTTATGCCGCTTATTGCCTTTTTGTTAGCTTATGGATTACGGCTGCCTTCTGAAATCGCTGTAGGCGTTATTCTCGTAGGCTGCTGTCCAGGTGGTACAGCATCCAATGTCATGACCTTTTTGGCGAAAGGAAATACGGCATTATCTGTAGCCGTCACCACCATATCGACGCTCCTTGCTCCCTTTTTGACCCCTGTCTTTATTTTAATCTTTGCAAGATCTTGGTTACCAGTATCGCCGGGTGCTCTATTTTTGTCGATTGTACAAGTTGTGCTGATTCCAATTATTTTGGGCGTCATCGTTCAGTTGTTTTTTAAAAAACAAGTGACATATGCGGTTCAAGCACTCCCGCTTGTATCTGTTGCCGGAATTGTGGTGATCATTGCAGCAGTTGTCAGTGCAAATAAAGAGCAGATTCTTCAATCTGGCTTGCTTATTTTTGCAGTTGTCGTTTTACATAATGGTCTCGGTCTTTTATTTGGTTACCTCATTGCAAGATGGTGCAAAATGGATATTCCTTCTCGAAGAGCCATCTCGATAGAAGTAGGCATGCAAAACTCTGGCCTGGGCGCAGCTCTTGCAACAGCACATTTCTCGCCCCTCGCAGCCGTACCAAGTGCGATTTTTAGTGTGTGGCATAATTTAGCTGGATCCTGGCTTGCGACATATTGGTCAAAACGAGGAAATCAGGAAATCGAAAAGAAAAAAAGCTAG
- the odhB gene encoding 2-oxoglutarate dehydrogenase complex dihydrolipoyllysine-residue succinyltransferase encodes MAEIKVPELAESISEGTIAQWLKQPGDYVEQGEYLLELETDKVNVELTAEESGVLKEVLKDSGDTVQVGEVIGTIAAGEAGGSESAAPAPEQDSAPASKEEPAAEQKEAAAKEEPKSGNGRTIASPAARKLAREKGLDLSEIPTVDPLGRVRKQDVASYQKNEAPARAPKAAPQANAAVQNDQAGKPVERERMSRRRQTIAKRLVEVQQTAAMLTTFNEVDMTAVMDLRKRRKDAFLEQNDVKLGFMSFFTKAVVAALKKYPLLNAEIQGDELVLKKFYDIGIAVAANEGLVVPVVRDADRLSFAGIEKEIGHLAKKARDNKLSLSELQGGSFTITNGGTFGSLLSTPILNSPQVGILGMHKIQLRPVAIDEERFENRPMMYLALSYDHRIVDGKEAVGFLVTIKNLLEDPEQLLLEG; translated from the coding sequence ATGGCGGAAATTAAAGTACCTGAATTAGCGGAATCGATCTCGGAAGGAACGATTGCTCAATGGCTAAAGCAGCCGGGCGATTATGTTGAGCAGGGAGAATACCTGTTAGAACTTGAAACAGATAAAGTCAATGTCGAACTGACAGCCGAAGAATCTGGCGTACTCAAAGAAGTACTGAAAGATTCTGGTGACACTGTACAAGTTGGAGAAGTCATCGGAACCATTGCAGCAGGTGAAGCTGGCGGAAGCGAGTCCGCAGCTCCAGCACCTGAGCAAGATTCTGCACCAGCTTCGAAAGAAGAACCGGCAGCTGAACAAAAAGAAGCAGCAGCAAAAGAAGAGCCGAAATCTGGTAATGGCAGAACCATCGCTTCTCCTGCAGCTAGAAAATTAGCAAGAGAGAAGGGGCTAGACTTATCTGAGATTCCAACCGTAGATCCGCTGGGCAGGGTACGAAAGCAGGATGTAGCTTCTTATCAAAAGAATGAAGCACCTGCAAGAGCACCAAAAGCCGCGCCACAAGCAAATGCTGCGGTGCAGAATGATCAAGCAGGAAAACCAGTTGAGCGTGAAAGAATGTCACGCCGCAGACAAACGATTGCAAAACGCTTAGTTGAAGTTCAACAAACGGCTGCAATGCTGACAACATTTAATGAAGTTGATATGACAGCTGTGATGGATTTAAGAAAGCGTCGTAAAGATGCCTTCCTTGAACAAAATGATGTGAAACTTGGCTTCATGTCCTTCTTCACAAAAGCAGTTGTAGCAGCACTGAAGAAATATCCGCTTCTTAATGCAGAAATTCAAGGTGATGAACTTGTCTTGAAGAAATTCTACGACATCGGCATCGCTGTCGCTGCAAATGAAGGACTTGTCGTACCGGTTGTCCGTGATGCAGACAGATTGTCATTTGCCGGGATTGAAAAAGAAATTGGTCATCTTGCGAAAAAAGCAAGAGACAACAAATTGTCTCTTAGTGAGTTACAAGGTGGATCATTCACGATCACAAACGGCGGAACATTTGGTTCTCTGCTTTCGACACCAATTTTAAACAGCCCTCAAGTTGGGATTTTAGGAATGCACAAAATTCAGCTTCGTCCTGTTGCGATTGATGAAGAACGTTTTGAAAACCGTCCAATGATGTATTTGGCTCTTTCTTACGATCACCGTATTGTCGATGGAAAAGAAGCAGTTGGATTCCTCGTCACGATTAAAAACTTGCTTGAAGATCCTGAGCAGCTATTGCTTGAAGGATAA
- the sucA gene encoding 2-oxoglutarate dehydrogenase E1 component: MFQNDVKQPLSWEEFHGPNLGYVLELYDQYVQDPNSVDEDLRGIFDELGAPPSEMKEEIGKKENNVVTSEQIQKIASVVKLAEDIRTYGHLNASVNPLRKEKELQELFPLKEYGLTEEDVKNIPISIISADAPKHISNGIEAINHLRNTYKRTISFEFDHVHDFEERNWLSSSIESGELFKKKPADKLVSVFKRLTEVEYFEQFLHKTFVGQKRFSIEGLDALVPVLDEIISESVTQGTSNINIGMAHRGRLNVLAHVLGKPYEIIFSEFQHAPNKELVPSEGSIGISYGWTGDVKYHLGADRQIKDEDTKSARVTLANNPSHLEFIDPIIEGSTRAAQELRTQKGYPVQDVEKALAILIHGDAAFPGEGIVAETLNLSQLVGYQVGGTIHIIANNMIGFTTESNESRSTKYASDLAKGFEIPIVHVNADDPEACLAAVQLAVEYRKRFKKDFLIDLIGYRRYGHNEMDEPSTTQPMLYDAVRKHKTVKNIFADKLVTEGLLTKEQREEIEQAVTTKIEEAYKKVPSKKEHTIQEIELPEPVSNGFPAVDTSVEFDVLRKLNEELISWPKDFQVFGKLKRILEKRAKVFTDDRKVEWSLGEALAFASILKDGTPIRMTGQDSERGTFAQRNLVLHDSQTGNEFIALHELSDVNASFTVHNSPLSEGSVIGFEYGYNVYSPETLVIWEAQFGDFANAAQVYFDQFISAGRAKWGQKSGLVMLLPHGYEGQGPEHSSGRTERFLQSAAENNWTVANLTSAAQYFHILRRQAKMLLREEIRPLVIMTPKSLLRNPNTLSEVQELTDGQFRPVLEQPGIVHDHEKVSRLVLSSGKVSIDISDRFTQMEEPKDWLHIARVEQLYPFPAKDIKAILTKLTNLEEIVWVQEEPQNMGAWGYIEPYLREIAPEKVKVRYIGRRRRSSTAEGDPTVHKKEQERIVSDSLTRKN; encoded by the coding sequence ATGTTTCAAAATGATGTGAAACAACCGTTGAGTTGGGAAGAATTTCATGGTCCGAACCTCGGCTATGTGCTCGAGCTCTACGATCAGTATGTCCAAGATCCTAATAGTGTTGACGAAGATCTAAGAGGCATATTTGATGAACTTGGTGCACCACCGAGTGAAATGAAGGAGGAAATTGGGAAAAAAGAAAATAATGTAGTTACTTCTGAACAAATCCAAAAGATAGCATCAGTCGTTAAACTGGCAGAAGACATCAGAACGTATGGCCATTTAAATGCTTCCGTCAATCCTCTTCGCAAAGAAAAGGAATTACAAGAGCTGTTCCCTTTAAAGGAGTACGGTTTAACAGAAGAAGATGTCAAGAATATTCCGATATCGATTATTAGTGCAGACGCACCAAAACACATTTCAAACGGCATAGAAGCCATTAACCATTTGAGAAATACGTATAAGCGCACCATTTCATTTGAGTTTGATCACGTGCATGACTTCGAAGAACGAAACTGGCTCTCAAGCTCTATCGAGTCTGGTGAACTATTTAAGAAAAAACCAGCGGATAAACTAGTTTCTGTATTCAAAAGATTAACAGAAGTCGAGTACTTTGAGCAGTTCCTGCATAAAACATTTGTTGGGCAAAAGCGCTTTTCTATCGAAGGATTAGATGCACTTGTCCCAGTACTTGATGAAATTATATCAGAGTCTGTTACACAAGGGACTTCAAATATTAACATTGGAATGGCACACAGAGGCCGTTTAAATGTATTAGCACATGTTTTAGGAAAACCATATGAGATCATTTTCTCAGAATTCCAGCATGCGCCAAATAAAGAGCTTGTTCCATCAGAAGGCTCTATTGGCATTAGCTACGGATGGACAGGGGATGTCAAGTACCATCTTGGAGCTGATCGTCAAATTAAAGACGAAGATACAAAGAGTGCGAGAGTCACGCTTGCTAATAACCCAAGTCACTTGGAGTTTATTGACCCAATTATTGAAGGAAGCACACGTGCCGCTCAGGAATTACGTACTCAAAAAGGCTATCCAGTACAAGACGTTGAAAAAGCGTTAGCCATCTTAATTCATGGTGATGCGGCATTTCCTGGAGAAGGAATTGTGGCAGAAACATTAAATTTAAGTCAACTTGTAGGCTATCAAGTTGGTGGAACCATCCATATCATTGCAAACAACATGATCGGGTTCACAACGGAAAGCAATGAATCTCGTTCGACGAAATATGCAAGTGACCTTGCAAAAGGTTTTGAGATTCCAATTGTGCACGTCAATGCAGATGATCCGGAAGCATGTTTAGCGGCTGTTCAGCTAGCTGTAGAATACCGCAAACGCTTCAAGAAGGATTTCTTAATTGACTTGATCGGTTACCGCAGATATGGTCATAACGAAATGGATGAGCCTTCTACAACTCAGCCAATGCTATATGATGCAGTCAGAAAGCATAAAACGGTCAAGAATATCTTTGCAGATAAACTTGTCACAGAAGGTCTTCTGACAAAAGAACAACGAGAAGAAATCGAGCAGGCTGTGACGACGAAGATAGAAGAAGCCTATAAAAAAGTGCCTTCAAAGAAAGAACATACGATTCAAGAAATCGAACTGCCAGAGCCTGTATCTAATGGCTTCCCAGCAGTGGATACATCAGTAGAATTTGATGTATTAAGAAAGCTGAACGAAGAATTAATTAGCTGGCCGAAAGATTTCCAAGTATTCGGTAAGCTAAAGCGGATCCTTGAAAAACGTGCAAAGGTGTTTACAGATGACCGTAAAGTGGAATGGTCACTTGGTGAAGCACTCGCATTTGCATCTATATTAAAAGACGGTACGCCAATTCGAATGACCGGACAGGATTCAGAGCGAGGCACATTTGCTCAAAGAAACCTTGTTCTTCACGACAGTCAAACGGGAAATGAATTTATTGCTCTTCATGAACTGAGTGATGTGAATGCATCATTTACAGTCCATAACAGTCCACTGTCGGAAGGCTCTGTCATCGGATTTGAATATGGTTATAATGTCTATTCTCCTGAAACATTAGTGATTTGGGAAGCTCAATTTGGAGACTTCGCAAATGCGGCTCAAGTGTATTTCGATCAATTTATTTCAGCAGGCCGCGCAAAATGGGGACAAAAATCAGGTCTAGTCATGCTCTTGCCGCACGGATATGAAGGACAAGGTCCTGAACATTCAAGTGGAAGAACAGAGCGCTTCCTGCAATCAGCTGCTGAGAATAACTGGACAGTTGCGAACCTGACAAGTGCAGCGCAATACTTCCACATTCTTAGAAGACAGGCAAAAATGCTGCTTCGTGAAGAGATTCGTCCGCTTGTCATCATGACACCGAAGAGTCTGCTTCGTAATCCGAACACATTGTCTGAAGTCCAAGAATTAACGGATGGACAGTTCCGTCCAGTTCTTGAACAGCCAGGTATTGTGCATGATCATGAAAAAGTTTCACGACTCGTTCTATCTAGCGGGAAGGTATCGATCGATATTAGTGATCGTTTTACTCAAATGGAAGAGCCAAAAGATTGGCTTCATATTGCAAGAGTGGAACAACTATATCCATTCCCGGCCAAAGATATTAAAGCAATTTTAACGAAACTGACAAACTTAGAAGAAATCGTATGGGTGCAAGAAGAACCACAAAATATGGGGGCTTGGGGATACATTGAGCCATATTTACGTGAAATAGCGCCTGAAAAAGTAAAAGTACGTTACATCGGCCGAAGAAGACGTTCAAGTACGGCTGAGGGTGATCCAACTGTGCATAAAAAAGAACAAGAACGAATTGTATCTGATAGCTTGACTCGCAAAAACTAA